DNA from Sphingomonas sp. SUN039:
TGTCGCCATCCGGTGACGGAAACCGTGACGACGGGCCCGGACGAGATTGCTGGGCTGGAAAGTGCGCTTCATCGCTCATGCCTTCGGATTCGGAACAAGAAAAAGGCCGCCCGCCGAACGGACGACCGCCAATGGAGGTGCGCCTATGCGGAGCGACGGCAAAAGTCAATCGGCCTCGTCCGCCATTTGCGCGCGCGCCAACGCCGCCCGCCGTTTCGCGCTTCCCCGGCGCAGACCACGGTCGGCAAAGGCACCCTGTTTGGGCCAGCGCCGTTTGAGGCGCACATAGAGCCGCTTCGACCATTTGGCGTAGCGCAGCAACAGCGTCAGCCCGGCCGCGAACAGCGGAATAAACCCCGGCCCCGGCAACGGCCCGATGATTACCGCGACAATGCACAGCAAAATGCCCGCCGCGACCAGCAGGTTGCGCCCCAGGGGACTGCGCTCGAACGCCCGCCATCGGTCCTTCATCGACATGACCGCGATGTGGGCAGCGCCGGTTGCATCCGCAAGGCAGACCGGCTTAGATCAATTTTTGCATAGCCTGCGGGCGTGCAGCTGGGGGGACGACGATGACAGCGACCGTGCCGACGGTGGCCTATCTGGGGCTGGAGGCGCGCAGCGTCGAGGTGCAGGCATCGCTGATTGCGGGCCTCCCCGCGTTCAACGTGGTGGGGCTCGGCGACAAGGCGGTCAACGAGAGCCGCGAGCGGGTGCGCGGCGCGATTGCCTCGCTCGGCCTCGCGCTGCCGCCCAAGCGGATCACGGTGAACCTGTCGCCGGCCGACCTGCCCAAGGAAGGGTCGCATTACGACCTGCCGATTGCGCTCGCGGTGCTCGGGGCGATGGGGATCGTCGATGCGGAGACACTGGCGGGCTATGTCGTGGTCGGCGAGCTCGGGTTGAACGGGCGAATCGCGGCGTCGCCGGGGGTGCTGCTCGCCGCCATTCACGCCTCGGGTGCGGGGCAGGGGCTGGTGTGTCCCGAACCGCAAGGGCCGGAAGCCGCCTGGGCGGGCGAGGTCGAAGTCATCGCCGCGCCCGATTTGTTGTCGCTGCTCAACCATTTCAAAGGGTCCGTTCTGCTGCCCCCGCCAGCGGCAGGCGAAGTCGAACCGTGCGACCATGGCCCGGACCTGGCGCAGGTCAAAGGGCAGGAGACGGCCAAGCGCGCGGTCGAGATTTCGGCAGCGGGCGGGCATAATCTGTTGATGGTGGGGCCGCCAGGCTCGGGCAAATCGCTGATGGCGGCGTGCATTCCCGGCATTCTCCCGGACTTGACCGCGAGCGAGGCGTTGGAAGTGTCGATGGTCGCTTCGGTGGCGGGGGAGCTGACGGGCGGGCGGCTGATCCGGACGCGCCCGTTCCGTAGCCCGCATCATTCGGCGTCGATGGCGGCGCTGACCGGCGGGGGCCTGCGCGTCAAACCGGGCGAAGTCAGCCTCGCGCATCTGGGCGTGCTGTTCCTCGACGAGCTGCCTGAATTCCAGCGCCCGGTGCTCGATTCGCTGCGTCAGCCGCTCGAGACCGGCAATGTCAGTGTGGCGCGCGCCAACGCGCATGTGACCTTTCCGGCGCGGGTGCAGCTG
Protein-coding regions in this window:
- the rpmH gene encoding 50S ribosomal protein L34 — encoded protein: MKRTFQPSNLVRARRHGFRHRMATVGGRAVIRARRARGRHKLSA
- a CDS encoding PGPGW domain-containing protein, which encodes MSMKDRWRAFERSPLGRNLLVAAGILLCIVAVIIGPLPGPGFIPLFAAGLTLLLRYAKWSKRLYVRLKRRWPKQGAFADRGLRRGSAKRRAALARAQMADEAD
- a CDS encoding YifB family Mg chelatase-like AAA ATPase, producing MTATVPTVAYLGLEARSVEVQASLIAGLPAFNVVGLGDKAVNESRERVRGAIASLGLALPPKRITVNLSPADLPKEGSHYDLPIALAVLGAMGIVDAETLAGYVVVGELGLNGRIAASPGVLLAAIHASGAGQGLVCPEPQGPEAAWAGEVEVIAAPDLLSLLNHFKGSVLLPPPAAGEVEPCDHGPDLAQVKGQETAKRAVEISAAGGHNLLMVGPPGSGKSLMAACIPGILPDLTASEALEVSMVASVAGELTGGRLIRTRPFRSPHHSASMAALTGGGLRVKPGEVSLAHLGVLFLDELPEFQRPVLDSLRQPLETGNVSVARANAHVTFPARVQLVAAMNPCGRVALLPYVEVSLRSFRKEFQKDGGKSIASYLRLRRLDLGLFQKDAAKLLCVCEEGYAKWEKGVCEPSVRYYPLVIAFLGYEPWPVPQTLPQKLMAQRRRYGLSIKRAAASHGFDEGTWMSWERGTRRPTKPSMRRLGAFLDMKSAGRNIGPPITASIRSQ